CGATCGATGACGCGTCCGCTTCGGGGGCCACGTTCCCCAGCACCCTGAGCACCGTTTCCCTCACTTCCGCTTCGCTCACGCTCTTCATAGTTTTTCGGGCTCCTGCAGCAAGCGGTCGACGGCGATCAAGAAACGTCCGCCTCGGTGTCCGTCGCTCGCGCGGTGATCCGCCGAGAGAGAGGCGGTAAGCGTCGGTCTGATGCCGAGCAATCCGCCCACGGCCCGTGGCTGTTCCACGATCTTTCCGAAGCCGACCAGCGCCACCTGCGGCGGGTAGATCACGCCGAAGACGCTCTCCACTCCCTGCTCGCCCAGGCTCGTGACCGTGATGGTGCCGGCGGCCAGCTCGGAGCTGCGGAGATGCCCCGTGCGCGCCCGGTTGACCAGGTCCAGGAGGTTTTCCAT
The sequence above is a segment of the Candidatus Zixiibacteriota bacterium genome. Coding sequences within it:
- a CDS encoding 2-oxo acid dehydrogenase subunit E2 → AAAMARSKREIPHYYLSTTIDMHRALEWLAGENARRPVTRRLLHSALLIRAVGLALRETPELNGFWIDGGFKPGEGIHVGVAVSLRQGGLVNPAIHDADKKGLDELMENLLDLVNRARTGHLRSSELAAGTITVTSLGEQGVESVFGVIYPPQVALVGFGKIVEQPRAVGGLLGIRPTLTASLSADHRASDGHRGGRFLIAVDRLLQEPEKL